The DNA window CGGCGGCGTTGCGCCGCTCCAGCCGAGGGACGGTACGTCTGGCCTGCTCGGACGCGGACGTGTACAGCACGGAGGGCACCGCTGCCGAGGTGTACGGCGCACCCCTCGGTCTGGACGTCGACCTGATGCCCGGCGCCAGGCACCTCTCCGACGACGACGGCTACGGGCCCTGGCCCGCCGTCCTCGGCTGGTGCCTCGACCCGACCACGCGCCTCGTCCCACGCTGACACACCGGCATTCGACGCATGTGTCTCGTCGCGGCAGGCTGGGCGCTATGAGCGACTGCGTGCTGCCATCGAGGAGGTTTCCCGGCCGGGTCGATCGGGGAGGTCGGCCCGGATGAGCGGATGGTCCTACGCCGGTGAGCCGGCTGCCCTCAGTCCTGGCGGTGTGACCCTCGTCGAAGGGTCCTCGTTCTGCGTGTGCGAGAACAACGGCGACATCCGGGAGGGCACCCCGCAGGGTGTCTTCTTCCAGGACACCCGGATCGTGAGCGGCTGGCGTCTGACCGTCGACCAGGAACCGGTCGAGACGCTCGCGGTGCAGCTGCACGACCCGTGGCGCGCGACCTTCGTCGGTCGGGCGGCACCAAGGCCCGGCCGCGTGGAGAGCACCTTGCTCGTCCGGCGCGACCGCTACGTGGGCTACGGCATGCGCGAGGACGTCGTGGTGGAGAACCTGAGCTCCGAGCTGGCCGCCGTCCGTCTGGTGGTGCACTGTGTCGCGGACTTCGCCGACCTCTTCGAGGTCAAGGAGACCCGGGTGCCGGCCCGGCCCGACCCCGACTCCTCGGTCGTCGGAGACGTCTTGCGCATGGTGCGCACCTACGACGACCGCGGGTCGAGGCGCGGCGTCCAGGTCAGCGGAGACGGGGCGACGGCGGAGGCCGGGCGGCTGGTCTTCGAGGTCGTCGTCCCGCCGCGCGACACCTGGACCGGCTGCATACAGGTCGTCCCCGTGGTGGACGACGAGACCTATGAGCCGCGCTTCCCCACCGACCGGCCGCTCGAGGAGACCGTCGCGGCGCGACACACCACGCAGTGGCGCGAGGCGGTGCCCAACATCCAGACCACCGATCGGGACCTGGCCAGGACGCTCCAGCGGACGAGCACCGACCTTGGAGCCCTGCGCATCTTCGACCCCGAGCAGCCCGACGTCGCCGTGGTCGCCGCGGGCGCTCCGTGGTTCATGACGCTCTTCGGCCGGGACTCGTTGCTGACCTCGTACATGGCGCTGCCCCTCGACCAGTCGCTGGCCCGCGGCACGCTGCAGACCCTCGCCCGCCTCCAGGGCGAGAAGGACGACCCCGCCTCGGAGGAGGAGCCG is part of the Actinomycetes bacterium genome and encodes:
- a CDS encoding hydrolase, producing the protein AALRRSSRGTVRLACSDADVYSTEGTAAEVYGAPLGLDVDLMPGARHLSDDDGYGPWPAVLGWCLDPTTRLVPR